DNA from Malus sylvestris chromosome 11, drMalSylv7.2, whole genome shotgun sequence:
TTCCCTACCCAGACTAGGTTTAGTGGGACTAGCAGGACTCGCCTCAACTGAGTCCCTCGCTAACAGGTTTTAGCGAGACCCCCATCCAATTTGGAGATGACTGCTAAGCCGCCCTCTAATCTCGTCATCTCCCTTCTCCTGCGATTCAATCCTCGCCCTACTCCCTCCTTGCCTTGCTTCCTCATTGTCGTCCTCCTCATTCTCGTCTCTGTGTCCTGCTCCCCTCAGCTACATCCTGCTCGCCCTTATTTGCTCCTCTTGTCTGGTAAACTTCGAATCGAACATTATTTCTTCGATTTGTTTTGCAGATCGTGATATTATTGGGCTTTATTTGATTTAggtgttttgggtttgagaaattttcaatAAGAAACCTCTGCACTTGAACAAATTGGGgttttaaaattttagggttAAATTCagattagaatttggggttttcacaTTTTATGCCATTTTTAGTCCCAAAATGATGATAATCATCATGAAATTGCTGTTGTAAGGGCGGATGCAAAGTTAAATTTGTAATTTAGGTCTAGTTTCAACAGATTTTGATATCAGGTTGGACTAGAGTTTTTGGATTTTGGTATTGGGTTTGAGAAATAAGTTGAGTTGCATTTAGTAACTACAGTCACAAAGACACACACTGTCCTGAATAAATTTCATCTTAAACCTTATGGGTGGGATCTTAATTGTTGCAACAGGTTCACTAGGTTCCAACAACTGACATGGAGGCCCTTAAACCTCTACTCATGGGTCTGTTTGAAAAGCGTCGTGCATTCAAGTTCATTATATATGTTCAAGATTATAGTGAAACTGATCCTAAAACACATGAGGGAATGGACTTAACAAGAGTGACAACTAGAGATTTGATCGCGTAAGTGGTAGGGTAATAACCTTTTTGCAAATGAAATCTATAATCATTCTAAGAAGAATCATAACTTGCGGTCTTTACAGTCTCATTGGTACCAGTGCTTTGTCTTTGTTTTCTATTGTATAGGGTTCCTTGTAGAAAAGAAAGGTGGTCTTATTGTGATAAAGTAACAATCCAAGAacatttgtttatatttttgtgTGGTTGATGTTTTGACAGAAAATATGGTCTTGATGACAACACGATTGACTTCATTGGGCATGCTTTGGCACTTCATAGGGATGATTGCTACCTGAATGAGCCTGCTCTAGATATTGTGAAAAGAATGAAGGTAAATATTGGTCAGGGTTCATAGATGTTGAATAAGCCTGAGTGCAGTTTATGGTGGGACTTATATGTTGAATAAGCTTGAGTGCAAGGTAATCCTTAcacatttttcttggttttaacACTCTTTCATTTTGCGTTAGTTTGTGTCTAATTCCTATCTAGACACTGAGTTTAATGCATGATGCCAGTTAGAGTTCAACGAGGAAGGGAAAGTTATCAGTGTCACATCTGAAGGGGAAACTGCTAAGTGCAAAAAAGTTGTTTGTGATCCTTCTTACTTGCCTAACAAGGTAAACCTTTCTGAGTAAAGTATTTAAAGGTGGTGGGACGTTAATATTAGTTTTATGTTCATCTTATGCTTTACAAGTATATGgttgtttttatttataagtTTGCAAGGGACACAATATCTTCTTTGTTCTTCTGTATCTTGCTTGAAGGGTGAAGAAAAATGCTTATTCCCCAACACTTACTGAAAATTTATCGCATTTTGACAGGTTAGGAATGTTGGTAAGGTTGCAAGAGCTATTGACATCATGAGCCACCCAATTCCAAACACCAATGAATCTCACTCAATGCAGGTTATCTTGCCACAGAAGCAGTAGGGTCGCATATCAAATATGTGAGTTCTCTTATCTTTTGTTTGGGACCAATATTTGTTTTGCAATGAATGTCGTGTGCATATTTGAGAAGGTCCTTTGTAATTGTTGCTTTAGAAAAAACAATCCTATGACTAGGTTGTTTTATGCTATGGCAAGGAAATGGGTTTTCTTTAATTGGAAGAAAGGAATGGTATAGTTTATATGCATACAATGTCTAAACcacaatttttaaatttctgTTGTGTAATATCCTACTATCATTTCGACTCCAAACTACTACCAAAAGGAGAAAACAGTGATATTTAGAGCAAGCCTCTGGGGAACTCGTGTCTACTTTGAACCAATAGCTTGTTGGTGGATATTTATTCATCCTGAGTTATCcctttgtttatttttactGTTTCATAGAACCATGTCTTTCATATAAGGTTTAACCAAATTTCTTGGAATTTTTTAGCAGGTTCTTGATTTCAGTGTGGACCTAAGTGCTGCAGAAGAAGGAATAGCAAAGCTGCATGTTCCAAGTGCATTGAGCTGCTTAAGTTACCTTACCCGTGGTGGTGGTAATCCTCATACCGTGGAGGATTATATGAGTTATCACTCATTTTTAATCATAGACTTGATATGTTATATATTGCGAGTATGTGTGGAAGCATGTAAACAAAATGATAACTTGTCAGAGAACTATTTCTTTCAAGTTAATGATGTGTGGAGTGGATTTGGTTCTAATCTGTTTGGTTTTTTGCCTCGCATCATTGTGGTCTTGGGATTGAATGCAATTACCATGGTATGGACTGAAATTAGCTTATACATACGAGAGCAATTCCAAGTAATTATTTCACAATTGAGTAAAAAATTGAACTTGTCAGACATCAATTTTCGTTCTACTCAAATACCTTTAACTTTAATCTACAATTTTAAACCAAAGGTGAATAATTAAGAAAAGCGTCCTGAACCCTGTTGATTGTTGGGAGAACATTTTGTTATATTCATGTTTGGAACAATGCTACTCTTAAATCATGTATGTTTCTTTCGTTGGCaagaaaatttggtttttgtatttttattgagTCTCACTCTCAtccaatattattaattttaataatatctttaataaaaaaaagcaattaaaataGAACAATAATTTATTCCTAGTTTGAGCAAACATCAAACTTGTTACAATACTGTTTTCATTATCCTACTTcgtagtccgacactgcaccaaacgcttcactaagctagtccagcttagtctagtctaagccagtctagcttagtccctgcagctactccagtccgagacagtccaaTGCAACAAACACAGATTTCTTTTCTCCATTTTGTGGATTGTCCCTTCGATGAGACAGTCTCCCCACTGTTAGGGGAAGGAAAGAACGTCAATGTTCGTAATGAACGACGTGAATTTGCATGGACATTGCCTACTATGTCTCATCTCTATCCTCGTATCACatagtgtgataagcaagtgcgatgcACTCTaaatttcagaatgttgctctagACGTATTTCTCTAGtctagctaaagtgacaagATCAAAAACACCAGCTGCAAACATACCTGCAAGGATTGACACGCCAAGAGGGCGTTAGAGCTGCGTGCCGGAAGGGCGTTCCTCCCCTACCTGTATTTCACCAGGGTTGTTTGGTCAATCAActgtaacaaaaaaaatagaaagtttgtaatgcttttaccaattTCGACCATCtattttatattgttcattAAGTAAATgatctatatatttttttgtttaaaaaaaatatttttttattttctttcttgaaaTGATAATTTACGATATGAACAATTCCAATTATAAACATGAAGTTTATTGTGTATCTTGAGTGACTCCACGTCATCCTTGGGCAGGCAAGTTGAACCAAATAAAAGGGCCCAAAATTAGGAAAaatttgctcaaaaattgaaaattcctTTTTCTCTCTGAAGTTCTGAACCCTCACGCCCGTCGCTGTC
Protein-coding regions in this window:
- the LOC126590343 gene encoding guanosine nucleotide diphosphate dissociation inhibitor 2-like, producing the protein MEALKPLLMGLFEKRRAFKFIIYVQDYSETDPKTHEGMDLTRVTTRDLIAKYGLDDNTIDFIGHALALHRDDCYLNEPALDIVKRMKLEFNEEGKVISVTSEGETAKCKKVVCDPSYLPNKVRNVGKVARAIDIMSHPIPNTNESHSMQVLDFSVDLSAAEEGIAKLHVPSALSCLSYLTRGGGFLLVKGTAIEFQVYGLRLEFGLVLKAVKHSFPFARYIG